From one Chloroflexota bacterium genomic stretch:
- a CDS encoding cupin domain-containing protein, translated as MTTNQYKVLATGEGLKLQSGPGRDLIFKVTGEDTGGAFDYFVVEVAPKGGPPLHVHYKQEETIHVLKGRYKIKIGDEIFYCQEGGFAYLPSKVPHAFLNLTNEPGEIIVVYTPGGGHKFYEEFGPVSRNGPPDPKVIGALFAKYDMSLLGPPLSPD; from the coding sequence ATGACGACGAACCAATACAAAGTTTTAGCCACAGGAGAGGGCTTGAAACTCCAATCAGGCCCTGGCCGGGATCTCATTTTCAAGGTCACCGGCGAGGATACTGGCGGGGCGTTCGATTATTTTGTAGTCGAGGTCGCGCCGAAAGGCGGCCCGCCTCTGCACGTTCACTACAAGCAGGAGGAAACGATCCATGTTCTGAAAGGCCGGTACAAAATCAAGATTGGCGACGAGATTTTCTACTGCCAGGAAGGCGGCTTTGCCTATCTTCCCTCGAAAGTCCCCCACGCCTTCCTCAACCTGACGAATGAGCCGGGCGAGATCATTGTGGTCTATACCCCGGGTGGCGGACACAAGTTTTATGAAGAGTTTGGGCCGGTCTCGCGAAATGGCCCGCCAGACCCAAAGGTGATCGGAGCGCTCTTTGCGAAATATGACATGTCTCTACTTGGGCCGCCGTTAAGCCCTGATTGA
- a CDS encoding antibiotic biosynthesis monooxygenase: MTTMFVRHKVNDYGQWKRAYDEVASVRKAKGVTAASVHRDAKDPNTIIITHQFQNLDAAMAFANSEDLKSAMMKAGVSGPPEFWFSEDIERTPY; this comes from the coding sequence ATGACTACCATGTTTGTTCGCCACAAGGTCAATGATTACGGCCAATGGAAGCGCGCCTACGATGAGGTTGCGTCGGTGCGCAAGGCAAAAGGCGTCACAGCCGCCAGTGTCCATCGCGACGCGAAGGACCCGAACACCATCATCATCACACACCAATTTCAGAACCTGGACGCGGCAATGGCGTTTGCCAACTCTGAGGATTTGAAGTCGGCCATGATGAAGGCGGGGGTGAGCGGCCCGCCGGAATTCTGGTTCAGCGAGGATATTGAACGCACTCCGTACTGA
- a CDS encoding nuclear transport factor 2 family protein, with protein sequence MPNRNPANLPAVIERLRRAWNAHDMDALAACLHTDYESIHPLHPERNLQGRESAARSWAATFEAVPDVEAELLRWAVAEDGVWTEWWWSGSHVNGNSFNAGGVMVFRLAQDRITGARVYTEIVPTSGPDWGAVLESAVSNVAAASA encoded by the coding sequence ATGCCAAACCGCAACCCTGCCAACCTACCCGCTGTCATCGAACGACTGCGCCGGGCCTGGAATGCCCACGACATGGATGCCCTGGCCGCCTGTCTGCACACCGATTACGAAAGTATTCACCCTCTGCACCCGGAGCGTAACTTACAGGGGCGCGAGTCTGCCGCGCGCAGTTGGGCCGCGACGTTCGAGGCTGTGCCTGACGTGGAAGCTGAATTGCTGCGCTGGGCCGTGGCCGAGGACGGAGTATGGACTGAATGGTGGTGGAGTGGTTCGCACGTAAATGGTAACAGTTTCAACGCTGGCGGCGTGATGGTCTTCCGGCTGGCCCAGGACCGCATTACAGGGGCGCGGGTGTATACCGAGATCGTGCCCACCAGCGGCCCGGATTGGGGCGCGGTGCTGGAAAGCGCCGTGAGCAATGTTGCGGCAGCGAGTGCATAG